The proteins below are encoded in one region of Thermococcus peptonophilus:
- a CDS encoding ASCH domain-containing protein, translated as MARWRMGLQEEYLMAIAEGKKKIEGRLYDEKRQKIKPGDEIVFENKLVCVVKDIRVYSSFREMLEKEGLENVLPGVKSIEEGVKVYRRFYSEEKEKKYGVAAIEVEPVAWI; from the coding sequence ATGGCGAGGTGGAGGATGGGCCTCCAGGAGGAGTACCTGATGGCGATAGCCGAGGGAAAGAAGAAAATTGAGGGCAGGCTGTACGACGAGAAGAGGCAGAAAATCAAGCCCGGCGACGAGATAGTCTTCGAGAACAAGCTCGTGTGCGTCGTCAAGGACATCAGGGTTTACTCTTCGTTCAGGGAGATGCTGGAGAAGGAGGGCCTTGAGAACGTTCTTCCTGGAGTTAAGAGCATCGAGGAGGGCGTGAAGGTTTACAGGAGGTTCTACTCGGAGGAAAAGGAGAAGAAGTACGGGGTTGCGGCGATAGAGGTCGAGCCCGTTGCGTGGATATGA
- a CDS encoding DUF460 domain-containing protein, with the protein MVSWFNGKLERKGEFTLYRLVRFIRTKRPDIVAIDSVTELGDDLRRFLRALPPGTKLVQVTGKPGEQRTLQSLAKEHGIRTGDRFDPYEEAKLAALLASKGVGYEVLAFEDEVIVKVTRGRSHGKGGWSQDRYRKRVHNLVRDKVREIEDRLRRADIPFDLETEEKDYGLARGEFRVYASREELAGLIRPMRGGDVEVRIQPVERAELGFAPLKKEEAIRERKSLIVGIDPGITVGIAAIDLDGRIVALHSERNMPVGEVFRFISELGHPVIIATDVSPAPGFVEKIARSFKAQLFVPRESLRVGEKNELLRDLGITVDDDHQRDALAAAYKAYLRIKPKLERIDARLREAGLSKKSDEVKALVIAGYNLGEAMQKVTLRERRREEEKEEPETEKSFDAELYLKRIRELERRIEFLERENEELREIIKEQRKTIGKLERKIADYDEEVRRKVLRERELEAKVKRIEILEKQLREAKAVIERLSRDLVQVKRMNVIEVRGSAVPLKVLKVLSWDELERIEREVGLRRGDVLFVINPAGAGKAIAEELVEKGIRAIITEKPLPEVVREVLREAHVPFFTSEELDVKRIDEFAVVERETLERAIGELLTRWEEEDREREAEKLLRLVEEYRIERARELKRKAREELEEERRNKR; encoded by the coding sequence GTGGTGAGCTGGTTCAACGGGAAGCTTGAGAGAAAGGGTGAGTTTACACTCTATCGGTTAGTCCGCTTCATTCGGACAAAAAGGCCCGATATAGTTGCCATTGACAGCGTTACAGAACTCGGTGACGACCTGAGGAGGTTTTTGCGTGCCCTCCCGCCTGGAACAAAGCTCGTCCAGGTCACTGGAAAACCCGGCGAGCAGAGGACCCTTCAGAGCCTCGCTAAGGAACATGGAATAAGGACTGGTGACCGCTTCGATCCTTACGAGGAGGCAAAGCTGGCGGCCCTTCTCGCGAGTAAAGGAGTCGGCTACGAAGTCCTCGCATTTGAGGACGAGGTTATTGTGAAGGTAACCCGCGGCAGGAGCCACGGGAAGGGGGGCTGGAGTCAGGACAGGTACAGGAAACGCGTTCACAACCTCGTAAGGGACAAGGTGAGAGAGATAGAGGACCGGCTTAGGAGGGCGGATATACCATTCGACCTTGAGACCGAAGAGAAGGACTACGGACTGGCCAGGGGCGAGTTCCGGGTCTACGCCAGCAGGGAGGAGCTTGCTGGTCTGATACGGCCGATGAGAGGTGGAGACGTCGAGGTCAGAATTCAGCCCGTTGAGAGGGCGGAGCTAGGCTTCGCTCCGCTGAAGAAGGAGGAGGCGATAAGAGAAAGGAAGAGCCTCATAGTTGGCATAGACCCTGGGATAACCGTTGGAATAGCGGCGATAGACCTCGACGGCAGGATAGTTGCCCTCCACAGCGAGAGGAACATGCCGGTTGGTGAAGTCTTCCGCTTCATCAGCGAGCTCGGGCATCCGGTTATAATAGCGACGGACGTTTCTCCTGCTCCGGGCTTCGTTGAGAAGATAGCCCGCTCCTTCAAGGCCCAGCTCTTCGTGCCGAGGGAGAGCCTCCGTGTGGGGGAGAAGAACGAGCTCCTCAGGGATCTGGGGATAACAGTTGACGACGACCACCAGAGGGACGCTTTAGCGGCTGCGTACAAGGCGTACCTCAGGATAAAGCCGAAGCTTGAGAGAATAGACGCCCGTCTGAGAGAAGCCGGTCTGAGCAAGAAGTCCGACGAGGTCAAGGCTCTCGTCATAGCAGGCTACAACCTCGGCGAGGCCATGCAGAAGGTAACCTTACGGGAGAGAAGGAGGGAGGAAGAGAAGGAAGAGCCCGAGACCGAGAAAAGCTTCGATGCTGAACTCTACCTCAAGAGGATACGGGAACTTGAAAGGAGAATAGAGTTCCTTGAGAGGGAGAACGAGGAGCTGAGGGAGATTATAAAGGAGCAGAGGAAGACGATAGGAAAGCTTGAGCGGAAGATAGCCGACTACGACGAGGAGGTAAGGAGAAAGGTTCTACGCGAGCGAGAGCTGGAGGCTAAGGTCAAGCGCATTGAAATCCTTGAAAAACAGCTGAGGGAAGCGAAGGCCGTCATTGAGAGGCTGAGCAGGGATTTAGTCCAGGTCAAGAGGATGAACGTCATAGAAGTCAGGGGTTCGGCCGTTCCGCTTAAGGTTCTCAAGGTTCTCAGCTGGGATGAGCTGGAGAGGATAGAGCGGGAAGTCGGCTTGAGGAGGGGCGACGTCCTCTTCGTTATAAACCCTGCTGGAGCGGGGAAGGCGATAGCGGAGGAGCTCGTTGAGAAGGGAATAAGGGCGATAATAACCGAAAAGCCTCTGCCCGAAGTTGTGAGGGAGGTTCTCCGCGAGGCTCACGTACCGTTCTTCACGAGCGAGGAGCTTGACGTCAAGAGGATAGATGAGTTCGCCGTTGTTGAGAGGGAGACGCTTGAAAGGGCCATTGGGGAGCTCCTCACAAGATGGGAGGAGGAAGACCGTGAGAGGGAAGCTGAAAAACTTCTCCGCCTCGTTGAAGAATACAGAATCGAGAGGGCCAGAGAACTGAAGAGAAAGGCCAGGGAGGAGCTTGAGGAAGAGAGGAGAAACAAGCGTTAG
- the pcp gene encoding pyroglutamyl-peptidase I, whose product MKVLVTGFEPFGGEEINPSWEAVKVLPDEIDGADVVKFQLPVTFNGVREMLPRLIVKEHPDAVVLTGQAGGRPNITVERVAINVMDSTMPDNEGYKPEDEPVFEGAPAAYFATVPVKAIVKALREAKIPAAVSNTAGTYVCNTAMFTALHTIEVSGMTTKAGFIHVPFSHEQALDKPRPSMALETIRKGLEIAIKTVVEDLIEGT is encoded by the coding sequence ATGAAGGTTCTTGTTACAGGCTTCGAGCCTTTTGGTGGTGAAGAAATTAATCCGTCATGGGAGGCCGTAAAAGTGCTCCCAGACGAGATTGACGGGGCAGATGTCGTTAAGTTCCAGCTGCCGGTAACTTTCAACGGTGTGAGGGAGATGCTCCCGAGACTGATTGTCAAGGAACATCCCGACGCGGTCGTTCTAACAGGGCAAGCGGGCGGAAGGCCGAACATAACCGTGGAGAGAGTCGCGATCAACGTTATGGACTCAACAATGCCGGACAACGAGGGCTACAAGCCGGAAGACGAGCCCGTTTTTGAGGGTGCTCCAGCCGCGTACTTTGCCACGGTTCCCGTGAAGGCAATCGTCAAAGCCCTCAGGGAGGCTAAGATCCCTGCGGCGGTTTCGAACACTGCAGGGACCTACGTCTGCAACACTGCCATGTTCACTGCCCTTCACACCATAGAAGTTTCGGGAATGACGACAAAGGCAGGCTTCATCCACGTTCCTTTCAGCCACGAACAGGCCCTCGACAAGCCGAGGCCTTCCATGGCACTCGAAACCATCAGAAAAGGTCTGGAAATTGCGATTAAAACTGTCGTTGAAGATTTGATAGAAGGAACATGA
- a CDS encoding TIGR00269 family protein: MKCSKCGRPAVYHARYTGRYYCKKHFNEMVEKKFKETVKKYRLIEKGERIAVGVSGGKDSVVLMHLLAKLREKFPFELVAITIDEGIAGYRPPSVEIARRNAKKLGIEHRIYSFKEYIGFTLDETVEIMGSFEKGERVGACSYCGVWRRWLLNYAAKDVGADKLAVGHNLDDEVQMFLMNILRGDIARLGRTGPYYEEIHPELVPRIKPLREIPEKEIVLYAVLNNIEVDLSECPYAVEAFRAEIRDWINEMEEKHPGTKYQILRSYDKLFPLIAKTYTKKTSELNRCKICGQPTTGDICKACQFRLQVEKKAREKGPNFRLE, translated from the coding sequence AAGCACTTCAATGAGATGGTGGAGAAGAAGTTCAAGGAGACAGTGAAGAAGTACCGGCTCATAGAGAAGGGTGAGAGGATAGCCGTCGGCGTGAGCGGCGGTAAGGACAGCGTTGTCCTAATGCACCTTTTGGCAAAGCTACGCGAGAAGTTCCCCTTCGAGCTGGTTGCGATAACCATAGACGAGGGGATAGCTGGCTACAGGCCTCCAAGCGTCGAAATAGCGAGGAGGAACGCGAAGAAGCTCGGGATTGAGCACCGCATCTATTCGTTTAAGGAATATATAGGCTTCACGCTGGACGAAACCGTTGAGATAATGGGTAGCTTCGAGAAGGGGGAAAGGGTAGGTGCCTGCTCCTACTGCGGAGTGTGGAGGCGCTGGCTCCTCAACTACGCGGCTAAAGACGTTGGAGCCGACAAATTAGCTGTCGGCCACAACCTCGACGATGAAGTGCAGATGTTCCTGATGAACATCCTGAGGGGAGACATAGCAAGGCTCGGAAGGACCGGGCCGTACTACGAGGAGATTCACCCAGAGCTCGTCCCGAGGATAAAGCCCCTCCGCGAGATTCCGGAGAAGGAGATAGTACTCTACGCCGTTCTGAATAACATTGAGGTGGACTTAAGCGAGTGTCCATACGCCGTCGAGGCCTTCAGGGCCGAGATAAGGGACTGGATAAACGAGATGGAGGAAAAGCATCCCGGAACGAAATACCAGATATTGAGGAGCTACGACAAGCTCTTCCCGCTGATAGCGAAGACCTACACGAAGAAGACAAGCGAGCTGAACCGCTGCAAAATATGCGGGCAGCCAACGACGGGAGATATATGCAAGGCCTGCCAGTTCAGACTCCAGGTGGAGAAGAAGGCCAGAGAAAAGGGTCCGAATTTCAGGCTCGAGTGA
- a CDS encoding TIGR04140 family protein: MKLEILTPIPLEELEELRRRSGAEVSLRLLEVTRRNRIPLNRVLIEGEEGEVKRFMGSLMRARAGG; the protein is encoded by the coding sequence ATGAAGCTGGAAATCTTAACCCCGATCCCGCTCGAAGAGCTTGAAGAACTCCGCCGGCGGAGCGGAGCAGAGGTAAGCCTGAGGCTTCTTGAAGTTACCAGACGAAACAGAATCCCCCTCAACAGGGTGCTCATCGAAGGTGAAGAGGGGGAGGTAAAAAGGTTCATGGGGTCTCTAATGAGGGCAAGGGCCGGTGGATAG
- a CDS encoding geranylgeranyl reductase family protein has product MRYDILIIGGGPVGNYLASLLARDFNVAVVERKTSFGGKACTGIIGAENYERLGLPEKAVLNRLRGAVFYSKIQSFEIQRKPPQAYVVDRKILEKELAKSAVKRGADYFMGTTFQGFKNGKAILGHMNERLEMEASFYVGADGVASTVAKSIGASTKAEFLTGYEVEVIGKFERTDFTEVWVNKEITPKFFAWVTPVEDDLARVGTFGNLEDLNRFLRVRMLEPTSAVEFKAGSVGLGWRKPWVRGNVALIGDAALQIKPTTAGGIAYGMLCAHALRKALIEGAPERYWNYCSWVRKQISFGLKFRKLFLGLDQEVIEKIFEVLKSEEAKEVIESQADFDDHWKTAKAILRKPSLLARLIKVSPSIIRALL; this is encoded by the coding sequence ATGAGATACGATATCCTTATAATCGGAGGGGGACCTGTTGGCAACTACCTAGCGTCTCTTCTCGCGAGAGACTTTAACGTTGCCGTCGTTGAGAGAAAAACGTCCTTCGGTGGAAAGGCCTGCACGGGAATAATAGGGGCAGAGAACTACGAAAGGCTGGGTCTTCCGGAAAAGGCCGTTCTAAACAGGCTCAGAGGGGCGGTTTTTTATTCAAAGATACAGAGTTTCGAAATCCAGAGAAAGCCCCCACAGGCCTACGTAGTGGACAGGAAAATCCTTGAAAAAGAGCTCGCCAAAAGTGCAGTGAAGAGGGGAGCCGACTACTTCATGGGGACGACCTTCCAGGGCTTCAAGAACGGGAAAGCGATACTAGGCCACATGAACGAAAGGCTTGAGATGGAGGCATCCTTTTACGTAGGTGCCGATGGTGTTGCGAGCACGGTAGCGAAGAGCATTGGAGCCTCAACAAAGGCGGAATTCTTAACGGGATATGAAGTAGAGGTCATAGGGAAGTTTGAAAGAACGGACTTTACGGAAGTATGGGTGAACAAGGAGATAACCCCCAAGTTTTTCGCGTGGGTAACTCCAGTTGAAGATGACTTGGCGAGAGTGGGGACGTTTGGAAACCTCGAAGACTTGAACAGGTTTCTAAGGGTTAGAATGCTGGAGCCGACTTCCGCCGTCGAGTTCAAAGCTGGCAGTGTCGGTCTCGGCTGGAGGAAGCCCTGGGTCAGGGGTAACGTTGCCCTTATTGGAGACGCCGCGCTCCAGATAAAGCCGACGACCGCCGGCGGAATCGCCTACGGAATGCTCTGCGCTCACGCTCTCAGGAAAGCCCTTATCGAGGGAGCACCCGAGAGGTACTGGAACTACTGTTCCTGGGTGAGAAAGCAGATAAGCTTCGGCCTGAAGTTCAGGAAGCTGTTCCTCGGACTCGACCAGGAGGTTATTGAAAAAATCTTTGAAGTCCTGAAGAGCGAGGAGGCGAAGGAGGTCATCGAGAGCCAGGCGGACTTCGACGACCACTGGAAGACGGCCAAGGCCATACTGAGAAAGCCGAGCCTTCTGGCGAGGCTTATAAAGGTCAGCCCGTCCATAATCAGGGCACTGCTGTGA
- a CDS encoding prenyltransferase/squalene oxidase repeat-containing protein, with protein sequence MVFIIFVTSALSPLVLADGWLQTGWVRHPIEKYQPRTLYSYPWDSTEGLSGWNAFRENESFYLTCLKVIALARSGYPRNSSKFRKLVEWIKSQQGEDGSFPAVITDDYPESDSEWFYWELSKAAGTGLAILTLLEAGESTTPER encoded by the coding sequence TTGGTTTTCATCATCTTTGTCACTTCAGCTTTATCCCCACTGGTTCTCGCTGACGGCTGGCTGCAAACGGGATGGGTAAGACACCCCATAGAAAAATACCAGCCAAGAACCCTCTACTCCTATCCATGGGACAGCACGGAAGGTCTCTCAGGATGGAATGCCTTCAGGGAGAACGAGAGCTTTTACTTGACCTGCCTGAAGGTTATAGCCCTTGCGCGGAGCGGCTACCCGCGGAACTCTTCCAAGTTTCGGAAGCTTGTTGAGTGGATAAAATCCCAGCAGGGAGAAGATGGTTCGTTTCCCGCGGTAATAACGGACGACTACCCTGAATCTGACTCTGAGTGGTTCTACTGGGAGCTCTCAAAGGCGGCCGGAACGGGGCTCGCTATTTTAACCCTCCTCGAAGCGGGGGAAAGCACAACTCCGGAGAGATAA
- a CDS encoding transcriptional regulator yields the protein MEALKELSGNHTLGNPIRLAIMLYLLPRERALFRDLLEVIEVTPGNLDSHLKALEREGYVEVFKVIADRPRTAVRITEKGASETRDYLQKLKSVLKELY from the coding sequence ATGGAAGCCCTAAAGGAGCTGAGTGGCAACCACACACTCGGAAACCCGATAAGGCTCGCCATCATGCTCTACCTCCTGCCGAGGGAAAGGGCACTCTTCAGAGACCTCCTGGAAGTGATTGAGGTAACGCCTGGCAACTTGGACTCGCACCTTAAGGCCCTTGAGAGGGAAGGCTACGTTGAGGTCTTCAAGGTCATAGCCGACAGGCCGAGGACAGCCGTGAGGATAACTGAAAAAGGTGCGAGTGAGACCAGAGACTATCTCCAAAAGCTCAAATCTGTGCTTAAGGAGCTATATTAA